A single region of the Nicotiana sylvestris chromosome 6, ASM39365v2, whole genome shotgun sequence genome encodes:
- the LOC138871798 gene encoding uncharacterized protein, protein MAQKMSDPGSFTIPCTIESYAFAKALCDLVASINLMPLDVYTKLGIGRARPTSMLLQLADRTVKRPTRILDDVLVQVGKFVFPADFVIMDCQVDEEILIILGRPFLATGRALIDCEIGELKMRLNDKKVIFNVQQSMRRPSEYANCSLVEAVDVILQEDDVTLTAKDPLEACLTNLEEIDGEGLAE, encoded by the coding sequence ATGGCTCAAAAGATGTCAGACCCAGGTAGCTTCACTATTCCATGTACGATTGAGagttatgcctttgcaaaggcattatgtgatttggtagccagcataaatttgatgcctctgGATGTATACACCAAACTGGGCATTGGCAGAGCTAGACCGACTTCGATGTTGCTGCAGCTGGCTGACCGCACGGTAAAAAGGCCTACTAggattcttgatgatgtgttggtgcaagtgGGGAAGTTCGTGTTCCCTGCAGACTTTGTTATTATGGACTGTCAGGTAGATGAGGAGATACTTATCATTTTAGGTAGGCCATTTTTGGCCACTGGGAGAGCACTAATCGATTGTGAGattggggaattaaaaatgagactGAACGATAAAAAAGTCATATTCAATGTTCAGCAATCTATGAGGAGACCCAGTGAATATGCTAATTGCTCTCTAGTGGAGGCAGTGGATGTGATTCTGCAAGAAGATGATGTGACCCTGACTGCTAAAGATCCATTAGAGGCATGTCTGACAAATTTAGAAGAAATTGATGGTGAAGGGTTAGCTGAGTGA